The proteins below are encoded in one region of Bacillus alveayuensis:
- a CDS encoding copper chaperone (product_source=KO:K07213; cath_funfam=3.30.70.100; cog=COG2608; ko=KO:K07213; pfam=PF00403; superfamily=55008; tigrfam=TIGR00003), producing the protein MAITLQVQGMTCGHCKMAVTNALKELDGVKNVEVHLQKGTVDVDYDETKVSVEKLKEAIEEQGYDVN; encoded by the coding sequence ATGGCAATTACATTACAAGTACAAGGAATGACTTGTGGCCACTGCAAAATGGCGGTGACAAATGCTCTTAAAGAGTTAGACGGTGTAAAAAATGTAGAAGTACATTTGCAAAAAGGTACTGTGGATGTAGATTATGATGAAACGAAGGTAAGTGTAGAAAAGCTCAAAGAAGCGATTGAAGAGCAAGGTTACGATGTTAATTAA
- a CDS encoding hypothetical protein (product_source=Hypo-rule applied; cath_funfam=2.10.69.10; pfam=PF03860; superfamily=48371): protein MEMVINSSIQQFQPCIDACNKCMQACEECLTSCLKEADVQARSHCINILRDCADICAMASQWMSRGSIYAKQFCQLCATICDACATECAKFQDAHCQACADFCRECAVECRKISL, encoded by the coding sequence ATGGAAATGGTTATTAATTCATCTATTCAACAATTTCAACCGTGTATTGATGCTTGTAACAAATGTATGCAAGCTTGTGAAGAATGCCTGACTTCATGTTTAAAAGAGGCTGATGTGCAAGCCAGATCTCATTGTATCAACATACTTCGGGACTGTGCGGACATTTGTGCTATGGCATCCCAATGGATGTCCCGTGGAAGCATATATGCTAAGCAGTTTTGCCAACTTTGTGCAACGATTTGTGACGCATGTGCTACGGAGTGTGCGAAATTCCAAGACGCCCACTGCCAAGCTTGTGCAGATTTTTGTCGTGAGTGCGCAGTTGAATGCCGTAAAATATCATTATAA
- a CDS encoding formyltetrahydrofolate deformylase (product_source=KO:K01433; cath_funfam=3.30.70.260,3.40.50.170; cog=COG0788; ko=KO:K01433; pfam=PF00551,PF01842; superfamily=53328,55021; tigrfam=TIGR00655) — MLQTINANYETFLQQFKDRARLLITCPDQQGIVAKVSKFLYEHGANIVQSDQYSTDPAGGTFFMRVEFDLPDIVMKKEELEKDFHHIANSFQMKWKFSYMSHVKRMAIFVSKQDHCLLDLLWRYQSGDFLCEIPLVISNHPDLQKTVESLGIPYYFIPVNKENKREAEQKQLELLQKYQIDFVVLARYMQILSPEFIRHYQYNIINIHHSFLPAFVGARPYERAYDRGVKIIGATSHYVTENLDEGPIIEQGVKEVNHRYNVEDLKRVGRTIERDVLARAVQLHLEDRVIVYENKTIVF; from the coding sequence ATGCTGCAGACGATAAACGCCAACTATGAAACATTTTTACAGCAATTTAAGGATCGTGCGCGATTGCTCATCACTTGTCCTGACCAGCAAGGTATTGTTGCTAAAGTATCTAAATTTCTTTACGAACACGGGGCAAACATTGTGCAATCCGATCAATATTCAACAGACCCGGCAGGTGGAACGTTTTTTATGCGTGTGGAATTTGATTTGCCGGACATTGTGATGAAGAAAGAGGAACTTGAAAAAGATTTTCATCATATCGCAAACTCATTTCAGATGAAATGGAAATTTTCTTATATGAGCCATGTGAAACGGATGGCTATTTTTGTTTCCAAACAAGATCATTGCCTTCTAGACTTACTTTGGCGCTATCAATCTGGTGATTTTCTTTGTGAGATTCCACTTGTCATTAGCAACCATCCTGATTTACAAAAAACGGTGGAGTCGCTAGGAATTCCATATTATTTCATACCTGTAAATAAAGAAAATAAACGAGAGGCAGAGCAAAAACAGTTAGAGCTGCTACAAAAATATCAAATTGATTTCGTTGTTTTAGCACGCTACATGCAAATTTTATCACCAGAATTTATCCGCCATTATCAATACAATATCATTAATATACATCATTCCTTTTTGCCGGCATTTGTAGGGGCAAGACCATATGAACGGGCATATGACAGAGGCGTTAAAATTATCGGGGCCACTTCCCATTATGTTACAGAAAATTTGGATGAAGGCCCAATTATTGAACAAGGCGTCAAAGAAGTGAACCACCGCTACAATGTCGAAGATTTAAAAAGAGTTGGAAGGACGATTGAACGCGACGTGCTTGCCCGTGCTGTTCAACTGCATTTGGAAGACCGTGTCATTGTTTATGAAAATAAAACAATTGTTTTTTAA
- a CDS encoding NAD(P)H-hydrate epimerase (product_source=KO:K17759; cath_funfam=3.40.1190.20,3.40.50.10260; cog=COG0062,COG0063; ko=KO:K17759; pfam=PF01256,PF03853; superfamily=53613,64153; tigrfam=TIGR00196,TIGR00197) — MHIVSSSEMYAIDRYTIEQIGMSEESLMENAGQSVARVLLERIQPNERIAVLAGSGNNGGDGIVIARILKSYQYATDLWLIPQKEKVKGAAKKSLQIFENCGYEVKHYIGNEQMFMEQLNQYDVIIDALLGIGTKGTLRSPFKEIIAKVNEINKLTVYSIDLPSGISADGGHVAEAIKADVTITIQYPKLGAYVFPTADFFGELHVVDIGIPPISVEKNAEYRRLWSEDDVQNTLPTRKRSSHKGTYGKGLVIGGSLNMTGAVVMTAKAALKSGAGLLTMAIPNDIYSVVATYFPEVMYYPCLSKDGYFSGEIDINQYDVKAIAVGPGIGRKDQIKKIVEAALDLPVPVVIDADALYFWKDYDSIIKDRKEATIVTPHPGEMARMIDASIHEIESNRFKISKQFAMEYGCYLVLKGPFTIVTTADGKQYVNTTGNPGLAKGGSGDVLTGMILSFIMQHENLRDAINNAVYIHGKAADHLIKNGHSEMDILATDVIEALPETLNHLYKN, encoded by the coding sequence ATGCACATTGTATCATCTTCTGAAATGTACGCAATTGATCGATACACGATCGAACAAATTGGCATGAGTGAAGAGTCATTAATGGAAAATGCTGGACAATCAGTAGCACGTGTTTTATTGGAGCGAATTCAACCAAATGAGCGCATCGCTGTTCTGGCCGGTTCCGGGAACAATGGCGGGGATGGCATTGTCATTGCGCGAATACTAAAAAGCTATCAATATGCAACCGATTTATGGTTGATTCCCCAAAAAGAAAAAGTAAAAGGTGCAGCTAAAAAATCATTACAGATTTTTGAAAATTGCGGCTATGAAGTTAAGCATTACATAGGAAATGAACAGATGTTTATGGAACAATTGAATCAATATGACGTCATTATCGATGCTTTGCTGGGAATTGGTACAAAGGGTACATTGCGTTCCCCATTCAAAGAAATCATTGCAAAAGTTAACGAAATAAATAAACTTACTGTATATTCCATTGACCTTCCAAGCGGTATTTCAGCTGACGGAGGCCATGTGGCAGAAGCAATAAAGGCGGATGTGACAATTACGATTCAATATCCGAAGCTAGGTGCATACGTATTTCCAACAGCTGATTTTTTTGGTGAATTGCACGTTGTTGACATCGGAATTCCACCAATTTCAGTAGAAAAAAATGCCGAATATCGCCGATTGTGGAGTGAAGATGATGTTCAAAATACGCTGCCAACTAGAAAACGTTCTTCCCATAAAGGAACTTATGGAAAGGGTCTTGTCATTGGTGGTTCACTGAATATGACCGGTGCTGTTGTCATGACCGCAAAAGCAGCTTTAAAAAGTGGTGCTGGCTTATTGACAATGGCCATTCCTAATGACATCTATTCAGTTGTTGCTACATATTTTCCTGAAGTGATGTATTACCCATGTTTATCAAAGGATGGCTATTTCTCCGGTGAAATCGATATAAACCAATATGATGTTAAAGCGATTGCTGTAGGTCCTGGTATAGGAAGAAAAGACCAGATCAAAAAGATCGTTGAAGCAGCGCTCGATCTACCTGTTCCGGTTGTGATTGATGCAGATGCCTTATATTTCTGGAAGGATTATGATTCCATCATAAAAGATCGAAAGGAAGCAACCATTGTAACCCCACATCCAGGTGAAATGGCTCGGATGATCGATGCTTCTATTCACGAAATCGAAAGTAACCGCTTTAAAATATCGAAACAATTTGCCATGGAATACGGCTGCTACCTTGTGTTGAAAGGTCCATTTACGATTGTCACTACCGCAGATGGGAAGCAATACGTAAATACAACGGGAAACCCTGGATTGGCAAAAGGTGGAAGTGGCGATGTATTAACGGGAATGATACTATCTTTTATCATGCAGCATGAAAATCTTCGAGACGCTATTAATAATGCTGTATATATACATGGAAAAGCAGCAGATCATCTCATTAAGAATGGCCATTCTGAAATGGATATACTAGCAACGGATGTCATCGAAGCTCTTCCGGAAACACTTAACCATTTATATAAAAATTAA
- a CDS encoding polar amino acid transport system substrate-binding protein (product_source=KO:K02030; cath_funfam=1.10.287.130,3.30.450.20,3.30.565.10,3.40.190.10; cog=COG0642,COG0834; ko=KO:K02030; pfam=PF00497,PF00512,PF02518; smart=SM00062,SM00091,SM00387,SM00388; superfamily=53850,55785,55874; transmembrane_helix_parts=Inside_1_260,TMhelix_261_283,Outside_284_655): MFIRRMIGMIVFLTVFLYCYIDENVEAKEQVLRVAGDDSLPPFSYINEQGKLEGFSIDLFNAIAKAQGMQVEYIPMDLSQSMEVLKSGKIDAVIGMKYTAERDERFDFSEYYFTISESIVVPKDQDEIKYLTDLKGKLVAIQRNHVAFNLLKDVRRVHMNIAENQLDALELLMMGRADAFIGNKWTAQYYLEKHGKETEYKIIDDPIQPADYAVAVQGGNTDLIKEINHGLLTIRANGTYNDIYNKWFNEANSKMLQQMKSIVHLLISILAGAGMILIMGFVWNKRLKKEVMKQTKALKEAYQRLEQSQKEMANQGAFKEQILNNVPNGIVTFDVNWHVTSMNKEAKSVLLTDEEWQNHSIIKEAFQNYVNEREEQISGEVEFTQNGKAYFMYYHLRPLLNINNEKTGFLLIFENRTEEKKLHEKLVIQEKMRAIGQLSAGIAHEIRNPLTSIKTFVELLPIKYDNPSFREAIKEHVPSEINRLNQIIEDLLDYSRPKAPKKELCIVKEWLNSIFILFEPTLRKENIDFSINVDEELTIYADKQQLKQVLVNMILNAIDAMKEQEIKRLKISAFPNEKFTTIQIEDTGRGMTKQEIEKCYDPFFTTKPTGVGLGMTISLKLVKENGGDIEMESLYGKGTTIQIILPRSIEKEGES, from the coding sequence ATGTTCATAAGAAGAATGATTGGGATGATTGTTTTTTTAACTGTTTTTTTATACTGTTATATAGATGAAAATGTTGAGGCGAAAGAACAAGTGCTTCGAGTCGCAGGAGACGACTCACTACCACCCTTTTCGTATATAAATGAACAAGGGAAGCTTGAAGGATTTAGTATTGACTTATTTAACGCCATTGCCAAGGCACAAGGTATGCAGGTTGAATATATTCCAATGGATTTATCTCAATCCATGGAAGTATTAAAGAGTGGGAAAATTGATGCAGTCATTGGGATGAAATATACGGCCGAACGAGATGAACGATTTGATTTTTCTGAATACTATTTTACGATTTCCGAATCAATTGTCGTTCCAAAAGATCAAGACGAAATTAAATATTTAACAGATTTAAAAGGCAAATTAGTCGCTATTCAAAGGAACCATGTTGCCTTCAATTTATTGAAAGATGTGAGAAGAGTACATATGAATATCGCCGAAAATCAATTAGATGCATTAGAGCTTTTAATGATGGGCAGAGCCGATGCTTTTATAGGAAATAAATGGACTGCTCAATATTATTTAGAGAAACATGGAAAAGAAACAGAATATAAAATCATTGATGATCCGATTCAACCTGCCGATTATGCAGTAGCCGTGCAAGGGGGAAATACCGATCTTATAAAAGAAATTAATCATGGGCTTTTAACGATAAGAGCGAACGGAACTTATAATGACATTTATAATAAATGGTTTAATGAAGCAAATTCAAAAATGCTTCAACAAATGAAGTCCATTGTTCATCTGTTAATTTCGATTCTTGCGGGTGCCGGGATGATTTTAATCATGGGATTCGTATGGAATAAACGCTTAAAGAAAGAAGTAATGAAACAAACGAAAGCGTTAAAGGAAGCGTATCAGCGATTAGAACAGAGCCAAAAAGAAATGGCCAATCAAGGTGCTTTTAAGGAGCAGATATTGAATAATGTCCCAAATGGCATCGTAACATTTGATGTCAATTGGCATGTAACATCGATGAATAAAGAAGCCAAAAGCGTGCTTTTAACGGACGAAGAATGGCAGAATCATTCCATCATAAAGGAAGCTTTTCAAAACTATGTGAATGAAAGAGAAGAACAAATATCTGGGGAAGTAGAGTTCACTCAAAATGGAAAGGCTTACTTTATGTATTATCATTTACGTCCACTACTGAACATCAATAATGAAAAAACAGGGTTTTTGCTTATTTTTGAAAATCGGACAGAAGAAAAAAAGCTTCACGAAAAGCTTGTCATTCAAGAAAAAATGAGAGCAATTGGGCAATTGAGCGCAGGGATTGCCCATGAAATCAGAAATCCGCTCACGTCTATTAAAACATTTGTCGAATTGCTACCTATCAAGTATGACAATCCTTCTTTTCGTGAAGCAATAAAAGAGCATGTTCCTTCTGAAATTAATCGTTTAAATCAAATAATTGAAGATTTGCTGGATTATTCTCGTCCGAAAGCTCCAAAAAAAGAGTTATGTATCGTAAAAGAATGGCTTAATTCGATTTTTATTTTATTTGAACCCACGTTAAGAAAGGAAAACATTGATTTTTCCATAAATGTTGATGAGGAGCTAACAATTTATGCAGATAAGCAGCAATTAAAGCAAGTGCTAGTGAACATGATTTTAAATGCGATTGATGCGATGAAGGAACAGGAAATAAAACGACTAAAAATAAGTGCTTTTCCGAACGAAAAGTTTACGACTATTCAAATTGAGGACACAGGGCGTGGAATGACGAAACAAGAAATTGAAAAATGCTACGATCCTTTTTTTACGACAAAACCGACTGGGGTAGGTCTCGGTATGACGATATCGTTAAAGCTAGTTAAAGAAAACGGCGGTGATATCGAAATGGAAAGCCTTTATGGAAAAGGGACGACGATTCAAATCATCCTACCTCGTTCGATTGAAAAGGAGGGAGAATCGTGA
- a CDS encoding two-component system response regulator AtoC (product_source=KO:K07714; cath_funfam=1.10.10.60,1.10.8.60,3.40.50.2300,3.40.50.300; cog=COG2204; ko=KO:K07714; pfam=PF00072,PF00158,PF02954; smart=SM00382,SM00448; superfamily=46689,52172,52540) — translation MNSILVIDDEKSICSSLQFALEDHYKVFTTTDPNEGISIIKNQEIDLVLLDLRLKDIDGMEILKEIKSIDQAINVIMMTAYSTIESSVKAMKEGAYYYITKPINMEQLFLLIQKAFEYESLKKEVHRLHQSLDEKNGYGRMIGKSKKMENVYHLIEKVKDIDSNVLITGESGTGKELVARTIHELGNRKNGPFEVVNCAAIPENLLESELFGYRKGTFTGAVHDKVGKFVSADGGTLFLDEIGELPLSLQAKILRVIQEREVTPLGTNKKIKINFRIVSATNRNLFEMVQKGQYREDLYFRLNVIPIHLPPLRERKEDLPLFIQHFLEKNSQRMNKPIKQLSRSVTKFLYEYDYPGNVRELSNIIEYAVALSQNHTIDFEDLPPFLKHNHSEANVQKEDGDYIVFPIGSTLKEIEKKTILKTLEYYGGHRKNTAAVLGISERSLRNKLKEYRSKH, via the coding sequence GTGAACAGTATTTTAGTAATAGATGACGAAAAATCCATTTGCAGTTCATTGCAATTTGCGTTAGAGGATCATTACAAAGTTTTTACGACAACGGATCCAAATGAAGGAATTTCCATAATAAAAAATCAAGAAATTGATCTAGTATTACTAGATTTACGTTTAAAAGACATCGATGGCATGGAAATTTTAAAAGAAATCAAATCGATTGATCAAGCGATCAATGTGATTATGATGACGGCATACAGTACAATAGAATCTTCTGTTAAGGCGATGAAAGAAGGAGCCTACTATTATATTACAAAGCCGATTAATATGGAACAGCTTTTTCTTTTAATACAAAAAGCGTTTGAATATGAAAGTTTAAAGAAAGAAGTTCATCGCCTTCATCAATCATTGGATGAAAAAAATGGGTATGGACGAATGATCGGAAAAAGCAAGAAGATGGAAAATGTATACCATTTAATTGAGAAGGTAAAAGATATAGATTCTAATGTTTTGATTACTGGAGAGAGCGGGACAGGAAAAGAGTTGGTGGCCCGTACGATTCATGAACTTGGAAATCGAAAAAATGGACCGTTTGAGGTCGTTAACTGTGCCGCAATTCCTGAAAATTTATTAGAAAGTGAATTGTTCGGCTATCGAAAAGGAACATTTACCGGTGCTGTCCATGATAAAGTTGGAAAATTTGTTTCGGCAGATGGAGGAACCTTATTTTTAGACGAAATCGGGGAATTACCACTGTCTTTACAAGCAAAAATTTTACGTGTAATTCAAGAACGTGAAGTAACACCACTTGGTACGAACAAAAAAATCAAGATCAATTTTCGCATAGTATCCGCAACGAATCGAAATCTTTTTGAAATGGTGCAAAAAGGACAATACCGTGAAGATTTGTATTTTAGATTAAATGTTATCCCGATCCATCTTCCACCATTAAGGGAAAGAAAAGAAGATTTACCATTATTTATCCAACATTTTCTGGAGAAAAATAGCCAAAGAATGAATAAGCCGATCAAGCAATTATCTCGATCCGTAACAAAATTTCTTTACGAGTACGATTATCCAGGAAATGTAAGGGAATTATCTAACATTATAGAATATGCAGTAGCCCTTTCTCAAAATCATACGATTGATTTTGAAGACTTACCGCCGTTTTTAAAACATAATCATTCAGAAGCTAATGTTCAAAAGGAGGATGGAGATTACATTGTTTTTCCAATAGGGTCAACATTAAAAGAAATAGAGAAGAAGACGATTTTAAAAACGTTAGAGTATTACGGAGGTCATAGAAAAAACACAGCCGCCGTCCTAGGAATTAGTGAGAGAAGTTTAAGAAACAAATTAAAGGAATATCGTTCTAAACATTAA
- a CDS encoding TRAP transporter TAXI family solute receptor (product_source=TIGR02122; cath_funfam=3.40.190.10; cleavage_site_network=SignalP-noTM; cog=COG2358; ko=KO:K07080; pfam=PF16868; superfamily=53850; tigrfam=TIGR02122), with the protein MKKMLLFLIVAVLTFGVIGCSSQSSEGGSDSKGEEPNKSSETSSGNPLDGKVLTILTGGTSGVYFPLGNALAKVYNNVGAQASVETTGASAVNAAKIAQKKAEIGFAMADAISDAYNGVDTFEKTGALKNLRAVSALYSNYMQIVALKESGIQSIEDLKGKKVAVGAPGSGTEIMARRVLEAAGLTYDDIEEDFLSFQEGVEGIKNGVIDAAILSSGIPNAGIMELATTNDIVIVNIPKDIVTKLQEEYPAFVSSTIPSGTYEGQTKEIETATIKNLLITHADMSDDEVYELTKQLFEQIQVLRDTHNAAEDILLEEATKGLPLPLHPGAEKYFKEQGVLE; encoded by the coding sequence ATGAAAAAGATGTTATTATTTCTTATCGTTGCTGTACTTACATTTGGTGTAATCGGATGTAGCAGCCAATCGTCAGAAGGAGGTTCAGATTCAAAAGGAGAAGAGCCAAACAAAAGCTCAGAAACTTCAAGTGGAAATCCGCTTGATGGAAAAGTATTAACCATTTTAACGGGTGGAACATCTGGTGTTTATTTTCCATTAGGAAATGCATTAGCTAAAGTTTATAACAATGTTGGTGCACAGGCTAGTGTAGAAACAACTGGCGCTTCAGCTGTAAACGCTGCCAAAATTGCGCAAAAAAAAGCAGAGATCGGTTTTGCGATGGCTGATGCGATCTCGGATGCATATAATGGCGTCGATACTTTTGAAAAAACAGGAGCTTTAAAAAACTTACGTGCTGTGTCGGCACTTTATTCTAACTATATGCAAATTGTTGCACTTAAAGAAAGTGGTATTCAATCTATAGAAGATTTGAAAGGGAAAAAGGTTGCGGTTGGTGCACCTGGTAGCGGTACAGAAATCATGGCTAGACGTGTTTTAGAAGCTGCTGGCCTAACTTATGATGATATTGAGGAGGATTTCCTTTCATTTCAGGAAGGTGTTGAGGGAATCAAAAATGGTGTAATTGATGCTGCTATTCTTTCTTCTGGTATTCCAAATGCAGGTATTATGGAACTTGCGACAACAAACGACATTGTCATCGTCAATATACCTAAAGATATTGTGACGAAACTACAAGAAGAATATCCAGCCTTTGTTTCTTCAACGATTCCAAGTGGGACATATGAAGGCCAAACTAAAGAAATTGAAACAGCGACAATAAAAAACTTGTTAATTACACATGCTGATATGAGCGATGATGAAGTTTATGAGTTAACAAAACAATTATTTGAACAAATTCAAGTATTGCGGGACACACACAATGCGGCAGAAGACATTTTACTTGAGGAAGCAACAAAAGGACTTCCACTCCCATTACACCCTGGTGCAGAAAAATACTTTAAGGAACAAGGTGTGTTAGAGTAA